The proteins below come from a single Miscanthus floridulus cultivar M001 chromosome 1, ASM1932011v1, whole genome shotgun sequence genomic window:
- the LOC136489406 gene encoding dirigent protein 1-like, with protein MAPCHRAMLPLLCILVFSTAAAVEEAGGGNVGRPTHLHFYFHENFSGGPNSTAVQVSKARGGSNNSSFFGAVFVVDDMLREGADPASQLLGRAQGLTVGASLSDGALLTVFNFVFTEGAYSGSSLTLLGRALLGTFMERPIVGGTGVFRMARGYTLSKMIESPDPNNLLVLEYDAYIWH; from the coding sequence ATGGCTCCCTGTCACCGCGCAATGCTCCCACTGCTCTGCATCCTCGTCTTCTCCACGGCGGCGGCTGTCGAAGAGGCCGGCGGCGGCAACGTCGGGCGCCCGACGCACCTCCACTTCTACTTCCACGAGAACTTCTCAGGCGGCCCGAACAGCACGGCGGTGCAGGTGTCCAAGGCGCGCGGCGGCAGCAACAACAGCTCCTTCTTCGGCGCTGTGTTTGTCGTGGACGACATGCTCCGGGAGGGCGCCGACCCGGCGTCCCAACTCCTCGGCCGCGCGCAGGGGCTCACCGTCGGCGCGTCCCTCTCCGACGGCGCGCTCCTGACGGTGTTTAACTTCGTGTTCACGGAGGGGGCCTACAGCGGCAGCTCCCTGACGCTGCTCGGCCGCGCGCTGCTGGGCACGTTCATGGAGCGGCCCATCGTCGGCGGCACGGGCGTGTTCCGGATGGCGCGCGGATACACGCTCAGCAAGATGATTGAATCGCCGGACCCCAACAACCTGCTCGTCCTCGAGTACGACGCCTACATTTGGCACTAG